The genomic interval TCCGGCTTGGTGGACGTGCGCACCACGCCAAGCGTCCGTGGCTCTCCATCGACATTCTGCGTAGCGATGAAGGCCATCTCACGGTCGTAGTCGATCTGGGTGAACTTTGGCATGTCGCTCAGGACAAAATTCTGGACCAGACCAAAAAAACGCAGGCGCAGGTCTTCCTCGGGCAGCTTGTGTATGAAGTCGAGGTGGGCCTGGGCGTCCTCGGGGCGGATGGGTCGCAGCAGGATCTGCTCGCCGTTCTTGAGGCGCACGCACTCTTCAAGCTCGCGGGGATACGGGCGGATAGCGAGCCTCTCTGGGCCCGAGACCAGCGCGGGCTGAATCCAGATGCGGGCTCCGAGGGCCAGCACTCCAAGATCGTCGGCAAAGATCGGGTTCATTTCGAGAGTCACGATCTGGGGCAGGTCGATGACCATCTGGCTGATCTGGATCAGGGCCAGGCAGATGTCGTCGATGTCTGCCGCGGCCTGCCGCCGGGAGCCCTGCAGAAGCTTGTAGATGCGGGTGCGGGAGATGAGCTCCTTGGCCAGTCCCATGTTCAGGGGCGGCAGGGTCACGGAGTGGTCGTTGATGACCGGCGCGGAAACGCCGCCGTGACCGAAGCGCAGCACCGGTCCGAAGATCTTGTCCGTGAAGACGGAAATGAACAGCTCGTGCGCCCCGGGTCTGCGCCCCATCTTCTGGACGGTGAAGCCCTCGATGTAGGCGTTGGGAACCTGGGCATGGACGCGCGCGGACATGTTGGCCGCCGCTTCGAAAACCAGATCCGGAGTGGTCAGGTCGAGGGCGATGCCGCCGATGTCGAAGGGCTGGCTGATCTGGGGCGAGCGGATCTTGAGCGCCACCGGAAAGCCGATCTCGGATGCCGCCTCCACGGCCTGCATGGCCGACTTGCAGATCTTGGTCTCGACCACCGGCACGCCGTATGCCGCCAGAACCTGGCGCGATTCGTCCTCGGTGAGATGGTTGCGGCCTTCTTCGAGGGCGTCCTTGATGATCTTCAGGGCGTGTTCCGTGTCCGGGAAAAAGTCCGCAGGCAACGAATCCGGGGTCTGCATCAGGATTTTTTGCGTGCGCTTGTAACGCAGCATGTGCAGGTAGGCCATGATGGCCTTGCCCGGACGGTCAAAGACCGGAATGGACGCTTCCTCGAAGACGTCCTTGGTGTCGCGCACCGTCTCTTCGCCCAGCCAGTTGGCGAGCACCAGGCAGCGGCTGGTCTTGGCGACCTGGGTCACGGCCTGGGCGATTTCGAGGCTTGACGTACCCTGAAACGGGACATGCAGAATGAGCACGCAGCCCACATCCGTCGCCCGGACCAGAACGCTGAGGACCCGGGCATAGGTATCGGGAGTGGCGTTGTAGGGCAGGGTCACGGGATTGTCCGAGCAGCGCTCCTGGCCCAGGATCTCCTCCAGCTTGAGCTGGGTCTCCTCGGTGATGGCGGCCAGCTCTCCCCCGCCGTTGATCAGGGTGTCGGCGGCCAGCAGCCCGATGCTCTGGCCGTTGGTCATGATGGCCAGACCGTTGCCGCGCAGTGGCTTGTAGTTGGCCAGGGTGCGCGCGCCCTCGAACAGGGAGTCGATGTCATCCACGCGAACCATGCCGGCGCGGCGGAAGGCGGCGTCGTAGATCTGGTCCTGATCCATCTCCGTAAGCTCGCTGGCGGCGTCGCGCAGATCGCAGGGCAGACGGCGCGGCCGGATGACCAGGATGGGCTTGTTGCGTGCGCTGGCGCGGGTCGCGGACATGAAGCGTCGCGCGTCCTGGATGTTTTCAACATATAAAAGGATGGCCTTGGTGGCCGGATCGGAACCCAGATAGTCGAGCACGCTGCTGAAATCCACGTCCAGCTGGCGGCCCAGGGAGATGCAGTGGGAAAAGCCGACGTTGTTGGTCTTGGCCCAGTCCAGAACCGATTCGAAAAGACTGTCGGACTGGGTCACGAAGGCGATGCGGCCTTCCTTGGCTCCCACCCGGGACAGACTCGCATTGACCCCGCTCGCAGGGACGATCATGCCCAGACTGCCCGGCCCGAGCACGCGAAGGTCTTTCTCGCGCAGCACCTTGCGGATCTTTTCGTCCATTTGGGCTCGCTCTTTGGCTTCGAGCAAGGCATAACCAGGGTCCATGATCACGGCTACATGGGTGCCGTTATCGGCCAGCTCAACAAGACGATCGGGTATCTCTTGCGCGGGGGAACAGATGATGGCCATGTCCGGGGTCAGCGGCAGTGAAGCCACGTCCACATAGGACAGGACGCCGAAAATGGCCTCCTGAGCTCCGGAAACAGGCAGCACTGGTCCGAGGAACTTGCCGGACATGAGGTTTCGCATCAGGATCGCGCTGACTGAATTCGGATCGCGGGAAGCACCGATGATGGCCAGGGAATTGGGCTTGAACAACAGATCCAGGTGTTTGACGCTCATCGTCCGAAAAGCTCCGTTTACCGACATGAAGGTGGTGGCGTTTCCGTTAACCGCCAATATCAACCATTTACCAGAAAAGGGGGGAAAACAAAATTCATTTCTTCTACATCCTATTGCCAGATCAAGTCCTTCAAGGACACCGCCTATCCAACAGCAAAGGAGGAACCACCATGACACCTGACAATATCCAGAGCCTGCAGCACGAACAGCGCCTCTTTACCCCGCCCGCCGCCAAGCGCGCCCATATTCCCGACATGGCGACATACGAGGAGCACTATCGCCGCGCCGATCAGGACCCCGAGGGCTACTGGGCCGACCGCGCCAAGGAGCTGCTCAGCTGGAGCAAGCCTTGGGACAAGGTCATGGACTGTGATTTGAACATCCCCAAAATCAACTGGTTCGTGAACGGCCAACTCAACGTCAGCTACAACTGCCTCGACCGGCACGTCGAGAACGGCCTGGGCGAAAAGACCGCCATCATCTGGCAGGGCGAGCCCGAGGAAGATGTCCGTCACATTTCCTACCGCGAGCTCCTTGGCGACGTCATCCGCTTCGCCAACATCCTCAAAAAACTCGGAGTCGGACGCGGCGACCGCGTGGCCCTCTACATGCCCATGGTTCCGGAGCTGGCCGTAGCCATGCTGGCCTGCACGCGCATCGGCGCCACCCACTCCATCGTCTTTGCGGGGTTCTCGGCCGCGAGCCTCATGAACCGCATCCAGGATTGCGATGCCAAGGTGCTGGTCACCGCCGACGCCGTGCTTCGCGCCGGAAAGAAGATTCCCCTGAAGGGCAATGTCGACGACGCCCTGGTCGACTGCCCCACCGTGACCAGTTGCATTGTCTTAAAAAGGGCCGGCATCGACATCAACATGGTCGAGGGCCGGGATCTCTGGTGGCACGACGTGGTGGCCGATCCGAATATCGCCCCGACCTGCCCATGCGAACCCATGGACTCCGAAGACCTGCTCTTCATTCTCTACACCAGCGGCTCCACTGGCAAGCCCAAAGGCGTCATGCACACCACGGGCGGCTATCTGACCTACGCGGCCCACTCGACGCAGTTGGTCTTCAACCTGCATGACGACGACATTCATTTCTGCACGGCGGACATCGGCTGGATCACCGGGCATACCTACATCGTGTATGGCCCCCTGGCGCTGGGCGTGACCTCGGTCATGTTCGAAGGCGTGCCGTCCTATCCCGATCCGTCGCGCTTCTGGCATCTGGTCGAGAAATTCAGGATCACCTCCTTCTACACGGCCCCCACGGCCATCCGGGCGCTCATGCGTGACGGATCGGAATGGACCACGAAGAACGACCTCTCCTCGCTGCGGGTGCTGGGCAGCGTCGGCGAGCCCATCAACCCCGAGGCCTGGATGTGGTACCATGAGAACATCGGCAAATCCAAGCTGCCCGTGGTCGACACCTGGTGGCAGACGGAAACAGGCGGCATCCTCATCTCCGCCCTGCCCTTCGCCACGCCTTTGAAACCCGGTTCCGCCACCCGCCCCCTGCCAGGCGTGCACGCCCGCATCGTGGATGCCGAAGGCAATCCGACCGCTGCCAACGAAGGCGGGCACCTGGTCATAGAGCGCCCCTGGCCGGGCATGTTGCGCGGGGTGTTCGGCGATCCCGAACGCTTCAAGCAGCAGTATTTCGACCGCTTTCCGGGCCGCTACGAGGCCGGTGACGGCGCCCGCCAGGACGAGGACGGCTATTTCTGGATCATGGGCCGCCTCGACGACGTCATCAACGTTTCCGGGCACCGTCTGGGTACGGCCGAGATCGAGTCCGCCCTGGTCTCCCATCCGGCGGTGGCCGAGGCCGCCGTGGTTGGCATGCCTCACGAGATCAAGGGACAGGCCATCTATGCCTATGTAACCCTGCGCGCCGACGCGGACGAGTCCGACGAACTCATCAAGGCCCTGCGCAACCACGTGCGCAAGGAGATCGGGCCGCTTGCCTCTCCCGAAGTCATCCAGTTCACCGTGGGGCTGCCCAAGACCCGCAGCGGAAAGATCATGCGCCGCGTGCTGCGCAAGATCACCACGGGTTCCACGGCTCTGGAAGACTTCGGCGACACTTCGACCCTGGCCGATCCTTCCGTCATTCAAGACCTGATAGCCGGACGCCATAACTAACCCCAGGCCCTGGCTATACCTCCCTCCCGGGCGTGTTCTTTTTGAGCACGCCCTTTTTCTTGACCTGTGCACAAAAGTAAGTAAATACATACTCACATAAGTAAGGAGAACCACCCATGTCACGACCAGTCATGAAGCGCGAGACCATAGAAGAATCCGCCATCCGCCTCTTTGCCACCAAAGGGCTGGCCCGAACCACCATTAAAGACATCGCGGGCGAGGCAGGAGTCACCGAGGGCGCCCTGTACCGCTACTATTCCGGCAAGGAAGAGATGGCCTGGAAGCTCTTCAACCGCGAACTGGACCAGTTCACCCATCTGGTCTCCGAAGTTCTCTTCGACGAACGCATGCAGTTCGATCTGCGGCTTGGGCTCGCGATCCAGACCATATACGACTATTACATATATAATGCCGACCAGTTCGCCTTCATCCTGCTGACCCAGCATGGCTTTCCCGAGGACAAACTCCTGAGCCGCGAGACCGAGCCCATGGCCATGGCCGAACGTTTCGTCGGCCAGGCGGTGGGAGCTGGCGACATTCCCCCCTGCGATGCCGACCTGCATGCGGGACTGCTCATGGGCGCCATCATGCAGCCCCTTGTTCTGCACCGTTACAAAAAGCTTGCACTGAATGCCGATACGCCCGCGCTGGTCACCGCCTCCTGCCTGCGCATGCTGGGGCTGTGACCCATGGCAGCCAGAGAAAATAGCCACCGGCGTCTCCTTGGAATCCGGGGGTTCATGCCCTACCTTCTGGTCGTTCTGATCAATGCCATGCTCGATCTGGGGCACAAGATCATCATCCAGAACACGGTCTTCAAATGCTACGACGGGTCCACGCAGATTGCGCTGACAGCCTTGGTCAACGCCTGCATCCTTTTGCCCTTCATCATGTTCTTCACCCCTGCCGGTTTTCTGGCCGACCGTTTTTCCAAACACCGGGTCATGCGCTGGACTGCTGGCCTGGCCATCCCCCTGACCGTGCTCATTTACGGCAGTTATCTGCTGGGCTGGTTTGAAGCGGCCTTTGTCCTGACCCTGATCCTGGCCGCCCAGTCTGCTTTCTATTCCCCGGCCAAATACGGCTACATCAAGGAAATGGCTGGCAAGGACAACCTCGGCATGGCCAACGGCGTGGTCCAGGCCGTGACCATTGTCGCCATTCTCCTTGGCGGCGTGCTCTTCTCCCTGCTTTTCGAATCACTCATCGGCAACGCGACGACCAAGGAAGGCATCCTGCAAGCCATCGCCCCCAGCGGTCTGCTGCTCATCGCGGGGGCCGTGGCGCAGACCCTCAT from Deltaproteobacteria bacterium HGW-Deltaproteobacteria-18 carries:
- a CDS encoding GNAT family N-acetyltransferase → MSVKHLDLLFKPNSLAIIGASRDPNSVSAILMRNLMSGKFLGPVLPVSGAQEAIFGVLSYVDVASLPLTPDMAIICSPAQEIPDRLVELADNGTHVAVIMDPGYALLEAKERAQMDEKIRKVLREKDLRVLGPGSLGMIVPASGVNASLSRVGAKEGRIAFVTQSDSLFESVLDWAKTNNVGFSHCISLGRQLDVDFSSVLDYLGSDPATKAILLYVENIQDARRFMSATRASARNKPILVIRPRRLPCDLRDAASELTEMDQDQIYDAAFRRAGMVRVDDIDSLFEGARTLANYKPLRGNGLAIMTNGQSIGLLAADTLINGGGELAAITEETQLKLEEILGQERCSDNPVTLPYNATPDTYARVLSVLVRATDVGCVLILHVPFQGTSSLEIAQAVTQVAKTSRCLVLANWLGEETVRDTKDVFEEASIPVFDRPGKAIMAYLHMLRYKRTQKILMQTPDSLPADFFPDTEHALKIIKDALEEGRNHLTEDESRQVLAAYGVPVVETKICKSAMQAVEAASEIGFPVALKIRSPQISQPFDIGGIALDLTTPDLVFEAAANMSARVHAQVPNAYIEGFTVQKMGRRPGAHELFISVFTDKIFGPVLRFGHGGVSAPVINDHSVTLPPLNMGLAKELISRTRIYKLLQGSRRQAAADIDDICLALIQISQMVIDLPQIVTLEMNPIFADDLGVLALGARIWIQPALVSGPERLAIRPYPRELEECVRLKNGEQILLRPIRPEDAQAHLDFIHKLPEEDLRLRFFGLVQNFVLSDMPKFTQIDYDREMAFIATQNVDGEPRTLGVVRTSTKPDNSAAEFAIIISADMKGTGLGSVLFEKMIRYCKGRGTRYLEGQTMPRNKGMIGLAKRFGLKVSHNYEEELVEMRLPLWEWEPDR
- the acs gene encoding acetate--CoA ligase, encoding MTPDNIQSLQHEQRLFTPPAAKRAHIPDMATYEEHYRRADQDPEGYWADRAKELLSWSKPWDKVMDCDLNIPKINWFVNGQLNVSYNCLDRHVENGLGEKTAIIWQGEPEEDVRHISYRELLGDVIRFANILKKLGVGRGDRVALYMPMVPELAVAMLACTRIGATHSIVFAGFSAASLMNRIQDCDAKVLVTADAVLRAGKKIPLKGNVDDALVDCPTVTSCIVLKRAGIDINMVEGRDLWWHDVVADPNIAPTCPCEPMDSEDLLFILYTSGSTGKPKGVMHTTGGYLTYAAHSTQLVFNLHDDDIHFCTADIGWITGHTYIVYGPLALGVTSVMFEGVPSYPDPSRFWHLVEKFRITSFYTAPTAIRALMRDGSEWTTKNDLSSLRVLGSVGEPINPEAWMWYHENIGKSKLPVVDTWWQTETGGILISALPFATPLKPGSATRPLPGVHARIVDAEGNPTAANEGGHLVIERPWPGMLRGVFGDPERFKQQYFDRFPGRYEAGDGARQDEDGYFWIMGRLDDVINVSGHRLGTAEIESALVSHPAVAEAAVVGMPHEIKGQAIYAYVTLRADADESDELIKALRNHVRKEIGPLASPEVIQFTVGLPKTRSGKIMRRVLRKITTGSTALEDFGDTSTLADPSVIQDLIAGRHN